One Bacteroidales bacterium DNA segment encodes these proteins:
- a CDS encoding RluA family pseudouridine synthase → MRIKRNKGAKPKNTTNTTIVTEVDSLLSYLFKTYSDKSKTTVKSWLSHRQVAINGNPETAFDAPLAPGDRVLINFEKGFKVFKNNRIKIVYEDEYIIVANKGYGLLSVSSDRIKEKTAYHILSDYLKEDNPSAKLFVIHRLDRDTSGLIMFAKSEEVQFKLQRSWNEMVLDRRYVAVISGHIDPAEGEISSYLAENSVHHVYSTSDKENGQFALTKYKTLQKNSRLSLVEVQLATGRKNQIRVHMSESGHPIAGDKRYGSKENPLGRLSLHAFRLRFVHPITRQDMLFETPIPPQFVKVTR, encoded by the coding sequence ATGAGAATAAAAAGGAATAAGGGTGCAAAACCTAAGAATACAACTAACACAACAATTGTAACAGAGGTTGATTCGTTACTTAGTTACCTATTTAAGACTTATTCTGACAAAAGTAAAACTACTGTAAAAAGTTGGTTGTCGCACCGACAAGTTGCAATTAACGGTAACCCCGAAACTGCATTTGATGCTCCTCTTGCTCCCGGCGACAGGGTTTTAATTAACTTTGAGAAGGGATTTAAAGTATTCAAAAACAACAGAATCAAAATTGTCTATGAAGATGAATATATTATAGTTGCTAACAAAGGTTATGGTTTACTCTCTGTATCTTCGGATAGAATTAAAGAGAAGACTGCTTATCATATTTTGAGTGACTATCTAAAAGAGGATAATCCATCGGCTAAGCTTTTTGTTATTCACCGTTTAGACCGCGACACCTCAGGTCTGATTATGTTTGCTAAATCAGAAGAGGTGCAATTTAAGCTACAACGCTCATGGAATGAGATGGTTCTTGATCGCAGATACGTGGCTGTTATAAGTGGGCATATTGATCCTGCTGAGGGTGAAATATCTTCGTATTTGGCAGAAAATAGCGTGCATCACGTTTACTCTACATCTGATAAAGAAAATGGTCAATTTGCATTAACCAAATATAAAACTTTACAAAAAAATAGCAGATTATCTCTTGTGGAGGTACAACTGGCAACTGGAAGGAAGAATCAAATTCGTGTTCATATGTCGGAGAGCGGACACCCCATTGCTGGAGATAAACGTTATGGTTCAAAAGAGAATCCTCTTGGAAGGTTATCTTTACATGCATTCCGGTTGAGATTTGTTCATCCTATCACACGTCAGGATATGTTGTTTGAGACACCTATTCCTCCTCAATTTGTTAAGGTTACTCGATAA
- a CDS encoding bile acid:sodium symporter, translating to MDRIIRFIKNWTLPIAMIVGTGMYLLFAKAEFMAPLKPMANSAVEVLMPTLIFIQLLLSFCKANPKELIPNKWHMILAMFQSVSCTIIALLLIWDIFSWEINIVLQGAMICLICPTATAAVVITSKLGGNAGQLVTYTMIINIVAAIIIPLLFPLVEPHEGLSFLPAFSKILSKVFPLLIIPFILAMVLRKYFKRVHSQLLKYSGYSFYIWAIALAIVTSQTIRWIANSDADAIIKLSVAFAGLVTCVIQFAFGRYIGSKYNSQISAGQAIGQKNTVLAIWLACTYLNPLSSVAPGSYVLWQNIFNSWQLYRKRSC from the coding sequence ATGGATAGGATTATAAGATTTATAAAAAATTGGACTCTGCCTATTGCTATGATTGTTGGTACAGGAATGTATCTTCTGTTTGCAAAAGCAGAGTTTATGGCTCCACTAAAACCTATGGCTAATAGTGCAGTGGAAGTTCTTATGCCTACTCTTATATTTATTCAACTTTTGCTATCGTTCTGTAAAGCTAATCCCAAAGAGTTAATACCAAATAAGTGGCACATGATACTTGCAATGTTTCAGAGTGTAAGTTGTACAATTATTGCACTGCTTTTGATTTGGGATATTTTTAGTTGGGAGATAAACATTGTACTGCAAGGTGCTATGATATGCCTTATTTGCCCCACTGCAACCGCTGCTGTGGTTATTACAAGCAAACTTGGAGGCAACGCCGGTCAATTGGTTACATACACAATGATTATAAATATTGTGGCAGCAATTATCATACCCCTCCTCTTCCCTCTTGTTGAACCTCACGAAGGGTTATCGTTTTTACCAGCATTTAGCAAAATATTGAGTAAAGTATTTCCTCTGCTTATAATACCATTTATATTGGCAATGGTATTACGCAAATACTTTAAGAGAGTACACTCACAATTATTAAAATATAGCGGATATTCATTTTATATATGGGCTATTGCATTGGCAATAGTAACTTCTCAAACAATACGATGGATAGCAAACAGCGATGCTGATGCAATAATTAAACTATCCGTTGCATTTGCAGGACTCGTTACCTGTGTCATTCAATTTGCCTTTGGCAGATATATTGGAAGCAAGTACAATAGCCAAATTAGTGCAGGACAAGCAATAGGACAAAAAAACACCGTCCTCGCCATTTGGTTAGCCTGCACCTATCTTAACCCCCTCTCTTCTGTTGCCCCTGGCAGTTACGTTCTTTGGCAAAACATTTTCAACAGTTGGCAGTTGTATAGGAAGAGGAGTTGTTAG
- a CDS encoding phenylalanine--tRNA ligase subunit beta, with translation MNISYNWLKEFIELPLDPQQTADALTSIGLETGGVEEVQSIKGGLKGIVTGKVLTCVEHPNSDHLHITTCDLGTGEPVQIVCGAPNVDAGQYVIVATVGTVLYDGEESFTIKKSKIRGVESFGMICAEDEIGIGTSHDGIIVLKDTPTPGTPAADYFGIKSDYVIEVDITPNRIDAASHYGVARDLAAYLKRNGYNYSLTKPSVDDFAIDNVNGDAVKVVVENSEAAPRYAGLTIKGVTVKESPDWMKQRLNAIGVRPINNIVDITNYILHETGQPLHCFDVNEITGGTVIVKTLAESTPFVTLDGVERKLSEKDLMICNQNEGMCIAGVFGGLKSGVTEATTDVFLESAYFNPTWIRKSARRHGLNTDASFRFERGIDPNTTVYVLKRAAMLIKELAGGEIVGDIIDIYPDKVETYPVTLSYNRINSLIGKEIEESVVKEILSSLEIEIVSEENGVLELKVPTYRVDVRRDCDVIEDILRIYGYNNVEITESVHSNLSNKSVADEQHIRYNTIANELTGCGFNEILNNSLTKTSYYKDLTSYPESNCVKVMNPLSSDLGVMRQTLLFGGLESVAYNINRRNGDLKFYEFGNCYSYNPEADMEKGVLAPYSENYRLGMWLTGYEVANSWAQKDIQTSFFMLKGYVENVLTRLGMTSGKYTTEQTSDDIFSAVLVYKTRGGKEFGKAGIVSKNILRKFDIDNEVYFAEFNFAMLCKESVKTKTTYSELSKFPPVKRDLALLVDASVKFCEIEKIARESERKLLKEVSLFDVYEGKNLEAGKKSYAVSFILQDTEKTLADKQIDAVMNKIITNLENKVGAKLR, from the coding sequence ATGAATATATCTTACAATTGGCTCAAAGAGTTTATTGAGCTTCCGTTAGATCCTCAACAAACTGCCGATGCTTTAACATCGATAGGTCTTGAAACAGGCGGAGTTGAAGAGGTTCAATCAATTAAAGGTGGACTTAAAGGTATTGTTACTGGTAAAGTTTTGACTTGCGTTGAACACCCAAATTCAGATCACCTTCATATCACAACATGCGATCTTGGTACTGGCGAACCTGTTCAAATTGTATGTGGTGCTCCTAATGTAGATGCAGGTCAATATGTTATTGTTGCTACTGTTGGTACTGTTTTATATGATGGCGAGGAGAGTTTTACTATTAAGAAATCAAAAATTAGAGGCGTTGAATCATTTGGTATGATTTGTGCCGAAGATGAGATTGGGATTGGAACAAGCCACGATGGTATTATAGTTCTTAAAGACACTCCTACTCCAGGAACTCCTGCAGCAGATTACTTTGGTATTAAGAGCGACTATGTTATTGAAGTTGATATCACTCCTAACAGAATTGATGCTGCTTCGCACTATGGTGTTGCCAGAGACCTTGCTGCATACCTAAAACGTAACGGATATAACTACTCTTTAACAAAACCTTCGGTTGATGATTTTGCTATTGACAACGTTAATGGCGATGCTGTCAAGGTTGTTGTTGAGAACTCTGAGGCTGCTCCACGTTATGCTGGATTGACAATTAAAGGAGTTACGGTAAAAGAGAGCCCTGATTGGATGAAACAACGCTTGAATGCTATTGGAGTGCGTCCAATTAACAATATAGTAGATATAACAAACTATATTCTTCACGAAACAGGACAACCTCTACACTGCTTTGATGTAAATGAGATTACTGGTGGTACAGTGATAGTTAAAACTCTTGCAGAAAGTACTCCGTTTGTAACTCTTGATGGTGTTGAACGCAAACTATCGGAAAAAGATTTGATGATTTGCAACCAAAACGAGGGTATGTGTATTGCTGGTGTATTTGGAGGTTTGAAATCTGGTGTTACAGAGGCAACAACTGATGTATTCCTTGAATCGGCATATTTTAATCCAACATGGATTAGAAAGAGCGCTCGCAGACATGGATTGAATACAGACGCTTCATTCCGCTTTGAGCGTGGTATTGACCCAAATACAACTGTATATGTTCTAAAACGTGCGGCAATGCTTATTAAAGAACTTGCAGGGGGTGAGATTGTTGGTGATATTATAGATATATATCCTGATAAAGTTGAGACTTATCCTGTAACATTAAGTTACAATCGCATAAATTCTTTAATTGGTAAAGAGATTGAGGAGAGTGTTGTAAAAGAGATTTTATCTTCTCTTGAAATTGAGATTGTAAGCGAGGAGAATGGCGTATTGGAATTGAAAGTTCCTACATATCGCGTTGATGTTCGCCGCGACTGCGATGTTATTGAGGATATTCTAAGAATATATGGTTATAACAATGTTGAGATAACCGAGAGTGTTCACTCAAACCTATCAAATAAATCTGTTGCTGATGAGCAACACATCAGATACAACACTATTGCCAACGAACTTACAGGTTGTGGTTTTAACGAGATTTTGAATAACTCTCTAACAAAAACAAGTTACTATAAAGATTTAACTTCATACCCCGAAAGCAACTGCGTTAAGGTTATGAACCCATTGAGTTCTGATCTTGGCGTTATGCGTCAAACTCTATTATTTGGTGGATTGGAGAGTGTTGCTTACAACATTAACCGCCGTAACGGAGATCTTAAATTCTATGAGTTTGGTAATTGCTACTCATACAACCCTGAGGCTGATATGGAGAAAGGAGTTCTTGCCCCCTACTCTGAAAACTACCGACTTGGTATGTGGCTAACAGGTTATGAGGTTGCTAACAGTTGGGCTCAAAAAGATATTCAAACATCATTCTTTATGCTTAAAGGATATGTTGAGAATGTTTTAACTCGTCTTGGTATGACAAGCGGTAAATATACTACCGAGCAAACAAGCGATGATATTTTCTCTGCTGTTCTTGTTTATAAAACTCGAGGAGGTAAAGAGTTTGGTAAAGCAGGTATAGTAAGTAAAAATATTCTTCGCAAATTTGATATTGACAACGAGGTCTATTTTGCTGAGTTCAACTTTGCTATGTTGTGCAAAGAGAGCGTTAAAACAAAGACAACTTATAGCGAACTTTCAAAATTCCCTCCCGTAAAACGCGACCTTGCTCTACTTGTAGATGCTTCGGTTAAGTTCTGCGAGATTGAAAAGATTGCTCGTGAAAGCGAACGCAAACTTTTGAAAGAGGTTTCGTTGTTTGATGTATATGAGGGTAAAAACCTTGAAGCAGGCAAAAAATCGTATGCAGTTTCATTTATATTGCAAGACACTGAAAAGACTCTTGCTGACAAACAAATTGATGCTGTAATGAATAAAATAATTACCAACCTTGAAAACAAAGTTGGTGCCAAACTAAGATAA
- the hisD gene encoding histidinol dehydrogenase, which translates to MKIINNPPRQDWKELTRRPELDTISLHGIVGEILSEIKKQGNSAVRKYVAKFQGVELDDFAVTREEFEEAEQQVAPELKAAILKAKENIEHFHAAQKFGGVKVETTPGVVCWQKSVPIDRVGLYVPGGTAPLFSTVLMLALPAKIAGCENIIMCSPCNKEGKVNPATLYAAKVAGVTNFYKLGGVQAIGAMAYGTETIPNVYKIFGPGNQYVTAAKQLVSLSGVGIDMPAGPSEVEILADETANPQYVASDFLSQAEHGVDSQSILVTTDNTLAEKVLVAIEEQKELLPRKDIVEQSLQNSLVFVFDNITDAIDFTNEYAPEHLIISCKDYNAIGEKIKNAGSVFLGPYTPESAGDYASGTNHTLPTSGYAKGYNGVNLDSFNRKITYQEITQEGLKNLGATIEIMAANESLDAHKNAVSIRLKD; encoded by the coding sequence ATGAAGATTATAAACAACCCACCCCGCCAAGATTGGAAAGAGTTGACTCGCCGTCCAGAGTTGGACACAATAAGCCTTCATGGAATTGTTGGGGAGATATTATCCGAAATTAAGAAACAAGGTAATAGTGCAGTACGCAAATATGTTGCTAAGTTTCAGGGAGTAGAACTTGATGATTTTGCTGTAACCAGAGAAGAGTTTGAGGAGGCAGAGCAACAAGTTGCACCCGAACTCAAAGCCGCTATATTAAAGGCAAAAGAGAATATCGAACATTTTCACGCTGCACAAAAATTTGGTGGAGTAAAAGTTGAGACAACACCAGGCGTTGTGTGTTGGCAAAAGAGTGTGCCTATTGATAGAGTAGGACTATATGTTCCTGGAGGAACAGCACCACTATTCTCAACAGTATTGATGTTGGCACTACCCGCAAAAATAGCAGGATGCGAAAATATAATAATGTGTTCGCCTTGTAATAAAGAGGGTAAAGTAAATCCGGCAACACTCTATGCCGCAAAAGTTGCAGGAGTAACTAATTTCTATAAATTAGGAGGAGTACAGGCCATAGGAGCAATGGCATACGGAACAGAAACAATACCAAATGTATATAAGATATTCGGTCCGGGAAATCAATATGTAACTGCTGCTAAGCAATTGGTAAGTCTAAGTGGAGTAGGAATAGATATGCCGGCAGGACCATCAGAGGTTGAGATACTTGCCGATGAAACAGCAAATCCACAATATGTAGCATCCGACTTCTTATCACAAGCCGAGCATGGAGTTGATAGTCAATCAATCTTGGTAACAACCGATAATACTTTGGCAGAAAAAGTATTAGTTGCAATAGAGGAGCAAAAAGAGTTGTTGCCACGTAAAGATATTGTAGAACAATCACTTCAAAACAGTTTGGTATTTGTTTTTGATAATATTACAGATGCAATTGATTTTACAAACGAGTATGCACCTGAACACCTTATAATCTCTTGTAAAGATTATAATGCAATAGGCGAAAAGATTAAAAATGCAGGCTCTGTATTTTTAGGACCATATACCCCTGAGAGCGCAGGAGACTATGCCTCAGGAACAAACCACACACTGCCAACAAGTGGTTATGCAAAAGGATATAACGGAGTAAATTTAGATAGTTTTAATCGTAAGATAACCTATCAAGAGATTACACAAGAAGGCCTAAAGAACTTAGGAGCAACCATTGAGATTATGGCAGCAAACGAAA
- a CDS encoding ATP phosphoribosyltransferase, which produces MLRIAVQSKGRLYDETMELLAESGIKFSSSKRTLLVPSRKFPMEALFLRDDDIPESVASGIADIGIVGLNEYLEKAKDADIVKNLGFSKCRLSLAIPKDVDYKGIEWFNGKKIATSYPVILQKFLNEKGITADIHVITGSVEIAPGIGLADAIFDIVSSGSTLVSNHLKEVEIIIESDAVLIANKKLSAEKREILDELLFRIEAVQAAEDKKYVLMNVPNASLDKVLEVLPGIKSPTVTPLANSEWSSVSTVLPEKIFWEIINKLKASGAEGILVLDIEKMVL; this is translated from the coding sequence ATGTTAAGAATTGCAGTACAATCAAAAGGACGTCTTTATGACGAAACAATGGAGCTATTAGCGGAATCAGGAATAAAATTCTCATCATCAAAAAGAACATTGTTAGTTCCATCTCGTAAATTTCCAATGGAGGCACTTTTCCTTCGTGACGATGATATCCCAGAGTCAGTAGCATCAGGAATAGCAGATATAGGAATTGTAGGATTAAATGAATATTTAGAGAAGGCAAAAGATGCTGATATAGTAAAGAATTTAGGATTTAGTAAATGCCGTTTGTCATTGGCAATACCCAAAGATGTTGATTATAAAGGTATCGAGTGGTTTAATGGAAAGAAAATAGCAACATCATACCCGGTAATACTACAAAAGTTCTTAAACGAAAAAGGCATTACAGCCGATATTCATGTTATTACAGGATCGGTTGAAATTGCACCGGGTATCGGATTAGCAGATGCAATATTTGATATAGTAAGTTCAGGAAGCACATTGGTAAGCAATCATCTAAAAGAGGTAGAGATTATAATTGAATCTGATGCAGTATTAATTGCCAACAAGAAACTTTCAGCCGAGAAGAGAGAGATTCTTGATGAGTTATTGTTCCGTATTGAGGCAGTACAAGCAGCAGAAGACAAAAAATATGTATTAATGAACGTACCAAATGCCTCATTAGATAAAGTATTAGAGGTATTACCCGGAATAAAAAGTCCAACAGTTACACCACTTGCAAACTCAGAGTGGAGTTCAGTAAGTACAGTATTACCCGAGAAAATATTCTGGGAGATAATAAACAAACTAAAAGCATCGGGAGCAGAAGGAATACTTGTTCTTGATATAGAAAAAATGGTATTATAA
- a CDS encoding YebC/PmpR family DNA-binding transcriptional regulator, which translates to MGRAFEYRKARKMKRWGNMSRTFTKIGKEITMAVKAGGPDPDANSRLRALIQNAKAANMPKENVERAIKKAISKDEGNYKEVVYEGYAPFGVAIVVETATDNTTRTVANVRSYFNKAGGSLGTSGSLSFLFEHKSVFKVKEKEGVEMDELELELIDFGVDEMDSDEGSIMIYGPFEEFNNIQKYLEDNGFEIESAEFERIPNDTKEVTDEQREVIEKLIERFEEDDDVQNVFHNMKED; encoded by the coding sequence ATGGGAAGAGCGTTTGAATACAGAAAAGCACGAAAAATGAAACGTTGGGGTAATATGTCAAGAACATTTACCAAAATTGGAAAAGAGATTACTATGGCTGTTAAAGCAGGTGGTCCTGATCCGGATGCCAACTCACGCCTTCGTGCATTAATACAAAATGCAAAGGCTGCAAATATGCCTAAAGAGAATGTTGAACGTGCTATTAAAAAAGCAATATCTAAAGATGAGGGCAACTATAAAGAGGTTGTATATGAGGGATATGCTCCTTTTGGTGTTGCAATAGTTGTTGAGACTGCAACAGACAACACTACTCGTACAGTTGCTAATGTTCGCAGTTACTTTAACAAAGCAGGAGGTTCTCTTGGTACATCTGGTTCTCTTTCTTTCTTGTTTGAACACAAGAGTGTTTTCAAAGTAAAAGAGAAAGAGGGTGTTGAGATGGATGAACTTGAACTTGAACTTATCGACTTTGGTGTTGATGAGATGGATAGCGATGAAGGTTCAATAATGATTTACGGACCTTTTGAGGAGTTCAACAATATTCAAAAATATTTAGAGGACAACGGTTTTGAAATTGAGAGCGCAGAGTTTGAGAGAATTCCTAACGACACTAAAGAGGTTACTGACGAACAACGCGAGGTTATTGAGAAACTTATTGAGCGTTTTGAAGAAGATGATGATGTTCAAAACGTATTCCATAATATGAAAGAAGATTAG
- the pssA gene encoding CDP-diacylglycerol--serine O-phosphatidyltransferase yields the protein MISIKKHIPNSITCLNLLSGCLACMFAFKGYANAQYVYLAGMLICAAAVFDFLDGFAARLLKAYSPMGKELDSLADLISFGFAPGVISMQIANIIIPPTYTEWWFEALPYFAFAIPVFAGLRLAKFNIDTRQTTSFIGLPVPANALFWIGLYTLTAKYEWMECIYLWVAMVILFSYMMISEIPMFSLKFSNLKLKENLVRYILIVATILFVVFMGYAGLAPTILFYIILSIVQNSISKRQTAI from the coding sequence ATGATTTCGATAAAAAAACATATACCCAATAGTATTACATGCTTAAATCTATTGAGTGGTTGTTTGGCATGTATGTTTGCATTTAAAGGATATGCAAACGCTCAATATGTATATCTTGCAGGAATGTTAATTTGTGCCGCAGCAGTATTTGACTTTTTAGATGGATTTGCTGCAAGATTACTAAAAGCATACTCTCCAATGGGCAAAGAACTTGACTCTTTGGCAGACTTAATAAGTTTTGGATTTGCACCGGGAGTAATATCAATGCAAATAGCAAATATTATCATTCCTCCCACATATACCGAATGGTGGTTTGAGGCATTACCATATTTTGCATTTGCTATACCGGTTTTTGCAGGATTGCGATTAGCAAAATTTAATATTGATACTCGCCAAACAACTTCGTTTATAGGTTTGCCAGTACCTGCAAATGCACTATTTTGGATCGGATTATACACCCTAACTGCAAAATACGAATGGATGGAGTGTATATATTTATGGGTAGCAATGGTTATCTTGTTCTCGTATATGATGATTTCAGAGATACCGATGTTCTCACTTAAATTTTCAAACTTAAAGTTAAAAGAGAATCTCGTTAGATATATACTTATAGTAGCTACAATATTATTTGTCGTATTTATGGGTTATGCAGGTTTGGCGCCAACAATTCTCTTCTATATCATCCTATCAATAGTCCAAAACAGTATATCAAAGAGACAAACTGCTATATAA
- a CDS encoding phosphatidylserine decarboxylase family protein, translated as MRVKIHKIHREGRGILITLFLILALLNVASYYVIQTQWIFIFLLSFSVLLFLVVLNFFRSPRRVYPGYFNEERDVIASADGVIVAVEEVMENEYFKDKRIQVSIFMNLFNVHANWFPVAGKVLHVGHQNGRFMSAYLPKSSTENERSTIVIEMPNGEQVLARQIAGACARRIVTYAEVGDECSIDEHMGFIKFGSRVDLFLPLNTEVFVKIGDKTVGGITKIAQLPFVE; from the coding sequence ATGAGAGTAAAAATTCATAAAATTCATCGAGAAGGTAGGGGAATTTTAATAACATTGTTTTTGATATTGGCACTATTAAATGTTGCGTCTTATTATGTTATACAAACCCAGTGGATATTCATATTTCTTTTATCGTTTTCGGTATTGTTATTCTTAGTAGTTCTAAATTTCTTTCGATCTCCGCGAAGAGTATATCCGGGATATTTCAACGAAGAACGCGATGTAATAGCATCTGCCGATGGTGTTATTGTTGCAGTTGAGGAGGTAATGGAAAATGAATATTTCAAGGATAAAAGAATTCAAGTTTCAATTTTTATGAACTTGTTTAATGTTCATGCCAATTGGTTCCCTGTAGCAGGAAAAGTATTGCATGTAGGACATCAAAATGGCCGATTTATGTCAGCATACCTACCAAAGTCAAGTACTGAGAATGAACGTTCAACAATCGTGATAGAGATGCCAAATGGCGAACAGGTATTAGCACGTCAAATAGCAGGTGCATGTGCAAGACGCATTGTTACATACGCCGAAGTTGGAGATGAGTGTTCAATAGATGAACACATGGGATTTATTAAATTTGGCTCAAGAGTAGATCTATTTCTCCCATTAAATACTGAGGTCTTTGTTAAAATAGGAGACAAGACAGTAGGAGGTATCACCAAAATAGCACAATTACCCTTTGTAGAATAA
- a CDS encoding DUF4834 family protein, whose protein sequence is MHILLLWILIPILIVLFIVLMIAGNVIRFIFSGFRFKRKNKNTNNPEGRTYTSFEKRSKVFGANEGEYVDFEEIKDK, encoded by the coding sequence ATGCATATATTATTATTGTGGATACTAATACCAATCCTTATCGTTCTTTTTATTGTATTAATGATCGCAGGGAATGTAATAAGGTTTATATTTAGTGGATTCAGATTTAAAAGAAAAAATAAGAATACAAATAACCCAGAAGGAAGAACATATACCTCCTTTGAAAAGAGATCAAAAGTCTTTGGAGCAAATGAAGGAGAGTATGTCGATTTTGAAGAGATTAAAGATAAATAA